From one Lycium ferocissimum isolate CSIRO_LF1 chromosome 7, AGI_CSIRO_Lferr_CH_V1, whole genome shotgun sequence genomic stretch:
- the LOC132063796 gene encoding rhodanese-like domain-containing protein 4, chloroplastic, which produces MEAINAVRLTPLSVLSDRRNEPRKIPSHPISFPFKNLCSVENLSRKFQGGLVLLSSALSTTGLAKALTYEETLELSTTSPAADFDAIAVAETVTTFASENPIIIAGGFAALALPIVLFQVLGKPKSSFGVESAKTAYAKLAEDASAQLLDIRAPSELREVGSPDIKGLKKKPVTVVYKGEDKPGFLKKLALKFKEPENTTLFILDKFDGNSELVAELVTENGFKAAYAIKDGAEGPRGWLNSGLPWIVPKKTLSLDLSNLSDALDGVLGEGSDAVTVGLGAAAAAGLGLLAFTEVETILQLLGSAALVQLVGKKLLFAEDRKQTLKQVDEFLTTKVAPKELVDEIKQIGKALLPDSVSSKVLPAPAEASPAAATSTVEKTESAPKEDIAPPKVEATSEPTPEVNSVPNAEVKVDALPESSRPLSPYPNYPDLKPPTSPMPSQP; this is translated from the exons ATGGAGGCCATTAATGCAGTAAGATTGACACCTCTCAGTGTTCTTTCTGATAGAAGAAATGAACCAAGAAAAATCCCATCACACCCGATTTCTTTCCCATTCAAGAATCTCTGTTCAGTAGAAAATTTATCAAGAAAATTTCAAGGGGGTTTAGTACTTCTATCATCAGCACTAAGTACTACAGGCTTAGCTAAAGCATTAACATATGAGGAGACACTTGAGCTATCTACAACCAGTCCAGCTGCTGACTTTGATGCAATTGCAGTTGCAGAAACTGTGACCACTTTTGCATCAGAGAATCCTATAATTATAGCTGGTGGATTTGCTGCTTTGGCTTTACCAATAGTTCTGTTTCAGGTTCTTGGAAAGCCTAAGTCATCATTTGGTGTTGAGTCTGCCAAGACAGCTTATGCAAAATTGGCAGAAGATGCAAGTGCACAGCTTCTTGATATAAGAGCACCTAGTGAATTGAGGGAAGTTGGGAGTCCAGATATAAAGGGTTTGAAGAAGAAACCAGTTACAGTTGTTTATAAGGGTGAAGATAAGCCTGGGTTCTTGAAAAAGCTCGCTTTGAAGTTCAAGGAGCCAGAGAATACTACATTGTTCATTCTAGACAA ATTTGATGGGAACTCTGAACTGGTTGCGGAGCTAGTCACAGAAAATGGATTTAAAGCTGCTTATGCAATCAAAGACGGGGCTGAAGGACCCCGGGGATGGCTG AACAGTGGCCTTCCTTGGATAGTTCCTAAGAAAACGTTGAGTCTTGATCTGAGCAATCTGTCCGATGCTCTTGACGGTGTTCTTGGG GAAGGTTCTGATGCTGTTACTGTAGGCTTAGGTGCTGCAGCAGCTGCTGGGCTAGGGCTTTTAGCCTTCACAGAG GTAGAAACGATACTCCAACTGTTAGGCTCAGCTGCACTAGTCCAACTGGTTGGCAAGAAACTTCTGTTTGCAGAG GACAGAAAGCAAACTCTGAAACAAGTTGATGAGTTTCTCACCACTAAGGTTGCTCCAAAGGAGCTGGTAGATGAGATTAAG CAAATCGGGAAGGCTCTCCTTCCAGACTCGGTGAGTAGCAAAGTTCTACCTGCACCTGCAGAGGCAAGCCCCGCTGCAGCCACCAGCACTGTTGAGAAAACTGAATCAGCTCCTAAGGAAGATATCGCCCCACCTAAAGTAGAAGCAACCTCCGAGCCTACCCCCGAAGTCAATTCAGTCCCTAATGCAGAAGTCAAAGTAGATGCACTACCTGAAAGTTCAAGGCCACTTTCACCTTATCCTAAT TATCCTGATCTCAAGCCTCCAACATCGCCGATGCCTTCACAACCATAA
- the LOC132063797 gene encoding histone H3-like centromeric protein CENH3 isoform X1 — protein sequence MARTKHLAKRTRTKPSAAAAPAPAATPSTPARRSPRSKPATSVQKSKQKKRYRPGTVALREIRHFQKTWNLVIPAAPFIRLVREISHFFAPGVTRWQAEALIAIQEAAEDFLVHLFEDAMLCAIHAKRVTLMKKDFELARRLGGKGQPW from the exons ATGGCGAGAACCAAACACCTTGCTAAACGAACTCGCACCAAACCTTCTG CTGCGGCTGCACCTGCACCTGCAGCGACTCCATCG ACTCCTGCAAGAAGAAGCCCAAGGAGTAAGCCGGCAA CTTCGGTGCAGAAGTCAAAACAGAAGAAGCGTTACAGGCCAGGGACAGTGGCGCTTCGAGAGATCAGGCACTTTCAGAAGACATGGAATCTTGTTATTCCAGCGGCGCCTTTTATCAGACTG GTTAGAGAAATTAGTCACTTTTTTGCACCTGGAGTAACTCGCTGGCAAGCTGAGGCTTTAATAGCTATTCAGGAG GCTGCAGAAGATTTTCTAGTTCATTTGTTTGAAGATGCAATGCTGTGTGCTATTCATGCGAAACGTGTGACACTTA TGAAAAAGGATTTTGAGCTGGCTCGACGTCTTGGAGGAAAAGGACAGCCTTGGTGA
- the LOC132063797 gene encoding histone H3-like centromeric protein CENH3 isoform X2, which yields MARTKHLAKRTRTKPSAAAAPAPAATPSTPARRSPRTSVQKSKQKKRYRPGTVALREIRHFQKTWNLVIPAAPFIRLVREISHFFAPGVTRWQAEALIAIQEAAEDFLVHLFEDAMLCAIHAKRVTLMKKDFELARRLGGKGQPW from the exons ATGGCGAGAACCAAACACCTTGCTAAACGAACTCGCACCAAACCTTCTG CTGCGGCTGCACCTGCACCTGCAGCGACTCCATCG ACTCCTGCAAGAAGAAGCCCAAGGA CTTCGGTGCAGAAGTCAAAACAGAAGAAGCGTTACAGGCCAGGGACAGTGGCGCTTCGAGAGATCAGGCACTTTCAGAAGACATGGAATCTTGTTATTCCAGCGGCGCCTTTTATCAGACTG GTTAGAGAAATTAGTCACTTTTTTGCACCTGGAGTAACTCGCTGGCAAGCTGAGGCTTTAATAGCTATTCAGGAG GCTGCAGAAGATTTTCTAGTTCATTTGTTTGAAGATGCAATGCTGTGTGCTATTCATGCGAAACGTGTGACACTTA TGAAAAAGGATTTTGAGCTGGCTCGACGTCTTGGAGGAAAAGGACAGCCTTGGTGA
- the LOC132063798 gene encoding MYB-like transcription factor ETC3 isoform X2: MDQNLHHQPKLMHQCCSHEEVNSMEWEFISMSKQEEDLIYRMHKLVGDRWGLIAGRIPGRRAEEIERFWIMKHSDGFAHKRRQLRKV, from the exons ATGGATCAGAATCTCCATCACCAGCCCAAACTCATGCACCAATGTTGCAGCCATGAAGAAG TTAATAGTATGGAGTGGGAGTTCATCAGCATGAGCAAACAAGAAGAAGATCTTATTTACAGGATGCACAAGCTTGTTGGAGACAG GTGGGGGCTGATAGCAGGAAGAATACCAGGGAGAAGAGCAGAAGAAATAGAAAGATTTTGGATAATGAAACACAGTGATGGCTTTGCACACAAGAGACGACAATTAAGAAAAGTCTAG
- the LOC132063798 gene encoding MYB-like transcription factor ETC3 isoform X1 yields MDQNLHHQPKLMHQCCSHEEEVNSMEWEFISMSKQEEDLIYRMHKLVGDRWGLIAGRIPGRRAEEIERFWIMKHSDGFAHKRRQLRKV; encoded by the exons ATGGATCAGAATCTCCATCACCAGCCCAAACTCATGCACCAATGTTGCAGCCATGAAGAAG AAGTTAATAGTATGGAGTGGGAGTTCATCAGCATGAGCAAACAAGAAGAAGATCTTATTTACAGGATGCACAAGCTTGTTGGAGACAG GTGGGGGCTGATAGCAGGAAGAATACCAGGGAGAAGAGCAGAAGAAATAGAAAGATTTTGGATAATGAAACACAGTGATGGCTTTGCACACAAGAGACGACAATTAAGAAAAGTCTAG